A genomic stretch from Desulfolutivibrio sulfodismutans DSM 3696 includes:
- a CDS encoding sensor domain-containing protein, translating to MDDERQSHDCVLRLTDEQFTRFLHFSVDQAAEPVYWIDKRGCFAYVNATACRMLGWSRAELLLMTVFQVDRLLTPALWEARWEQLQVEKSALYDVVHVARDGRTFPVEVSANFQNVGGEEFVAAFARDVTDRRLAEQRLKLFEKVFDNALEGITVTDHRGDIVSVNPAFTLVTGYTAAEALGQNPRILKSDRHPSGFYKAMWAEIIKKGQWSGEIWNRRKSGEAYPEWLSISAIKDRGRTTHYVAVFHDISEMKRKEDKILHQASHDALTNLPNRLLLSDLLEKAISHATRAGHKLGVICFDLDNFKNINDTLGHAMGDELLKAAAVRISSMLRPEDTVARPGGDEFLVMLGEIADERDAVLVAERILDSFRRPFPVDGRELVLTASVGISIFPEDGRTQDALIKNADLAMYRAKAQGKNAYQLFTPQMNEAVTRRLNLEAGLRRALDRGEFLVHYQPRLSFVNMRTVGMEALVRWRREPGMLVPPMEFIPLAEETGLIVPLGEFVLETACARTAAINAAMGLSLKVSVNLSARQFSDTNLPELVDRVLGATGLPPACLEVEVTETVLMQNIATAANMLAQLAEMGVSASIDDFGTGYSSLYYLKKMPLAAIKIDRSFIRDIPRDPSDLAITTTIISMCRGLDLAVVAEGVETQEQFNFLLGLRCDECQGYLVSRPLPAPDFEAFLRQSGNAPG from the coding sequence ATGGACGACGAGAGGCAAAGCCACGATTGCGTCTTGCGGCTTACGGACGAGCAGTTCACCCGCTTTCTGCACTTTTCCGTGGATCAGGCCGCCGAGCCCGTCTACTGGATCGATAAGCGGGGCTGTTTCGCCTACGTCAACGCCACCGCCTGCCGGATGCTGGGATGGTCACGGGCCGAACTGTTGCTGATGACCGTCTTCCAGGTGGACCGGCTGCTCACCCCGGCCCTGTGGGAGGCGCGCTGGGAACAGTTGCAGGTCGAGAAAAGCGCCCTTTACGATGTCGTCCACGTCGCCCGGGACGGACGCACGTTTCCGGTGGAGGTCTCGGCCAACTTCCAGAATGTGGGGGGCGAGGAGTTCGTGGCCGCCTTCGCCCGGGACGTGACCGACCGCAGGCTGGCCGAGCAGCGCCTCAAACTCTTCGAAAAGGTCTTCGACAACGCCCTGGAGGGCATCACCGTCACCGACCATCGCGGGGACATCGTCTCAGTAAACCCGGCGTTCACGCTCGTCACCGGCTACACGGCCGCCGAGGCCCTGGGCCAAAATCCCCGCATTCTCAAGTCCGACCGCCATCCCTCCGGGTTCTACAAGGCCATGTGGGCCGAGATCATCAAGAAAGGCCAATGGTCCGGCGAGATATGGAACCGCCGCAAAAGCGGCGAGGCCTATCCCGAATGGCTGTCCATCAGCGCCATCAAGGATCGCGGCCGTACCACCCATTATGTGGCCGTGTTCCACGACATCAGCGAGATGAAACGCAAGGAGGACAAGATCCTCCATCAGGCCTCCCATGACGCCCTGACCAACCTTCCCAACCGGCTCCTTTTGTCCGATCTTCTGGAAAAAGCCATCTCCCACGCCACCCGGGCCGGACACAAGCTCGGGGTCATCTGCTTCGACCTGGACAACTTCAAAAACATCAACGACACCCTGGGCCACGCCATGGGCGACGAACTGCTCAAGGCTGCCGCCGTACGCATCAGCAGCATGCTGCGGCCCGAGGATACCGTGGCCCGGCCCGGCGGCGACGAGTTCCTGGTCATGCTGGGTGAGATTGCCGACGAGCGCGACGCCGTGCTCGTGGCCGAGCGCATCCTCGACAGCTTTCGCCGCCCTTTCCCCGTGGACGGGCGCGAACTGGTGCTTACGGCCAGCGTGGGCATCAGCATCTTCCCCGAGGATGGCCGTACCCAGGACGCGCTCATCAAAAACGCCGACCTGGCCATGTACCGGGCCAAGGCGCAGGGCAAAAACGCCTACCAGCTCTTTACTCCCCAGATGAACGAGGCCGTCACCCGCCGCCTTAACCTGGAGGCCGGGCTGCGCCGGGCCCTGGATCGCGGCGAGTTTCTGGTGCACTACCAGCCCCGGCTGTCCTTCGTGAACATGCGCACCGTGGGCATGGAGGCCCTGGTGCGCTGGCGGCGCGAGCCGGGAATGCTGGTGCCGCCCATGGAGTTCATTCCCCTGGCCGAGGAGACGGGCCTTATCGTGCCGCTCGGGGAATTCGTCCTGGAGACGGCCTGCGCCCGCACCGCAGCCATCAATGCCGCCATGGGCCTTTCGCTGAAGGTCTCGGTCAATCTCTCGGCTCGGCAGTTCTCCGACACCAACCTCCCCGAACTGGTGGACCGCGTCCTCGGGGCGACTGGCCTTCCCCCCGCCTGCCTGGAGGTTGAGGTCACGGAAACCGTGCTCATGCAAAACATCGCCACGGCCGCGAACATGCTCGCCCAGTTGGCCGAAATGGGGGTCTCGGCCTCCATCGACGACTTCGGGACCGGTTATTCCTCGCTGTATTATTTGAAAAAGATGCCGCTTGCGGCCATCAAGATCGACCGCTCCTTCATCCGGGACATCCCCCGCGACCCCAGCGACCTCGCCATCACCACCACCATCATCTCCATGTGCCGGGGGCTTGATCTGGCTGTGGTGGCCGAGGGCGTGGAGACCCAGGAACAGTTCAATTTTCTTTTGGGCCTGCGCTGCGACGAATGTCAGGGATATCTTGTCAGCCGCCCCCTTCCGGCCCCGGATTTCGAGGCCTTCCTGCGCCAGTCGGGCAACGCCCCGGGCTGA